The genome window TTTTCGCCACCACCCGCGCATACACCTGCGCGGTCTCGACGATCTCCGCTGCCATCACCCATTGCGGTGATTTTTTGAAAAGCCCTGAACCAGGAAAAATATGAAAGTGACGATTGCGTGCACCGAGAAATTCGTTTTTCTCCAACTTCAGGCCGATATTGCCGAGCAGACCACTGAGCAGACTGCGATGTATGGCCGAAAAATCAGCGTCATTGTCATTTTCACGCAACTCCAGCTCGGTTGCGATCTGCCGCAATTGGCCAAGCACTTCGCGCCATTCGCGATAGCGCACATAGGAAATGAATTCCTTTTTGCACAAGGCACGGAATTTGTTTTGTGACAAATGCCTTTCCTGCTCCTGCAAATACTTCCACAGGTTGATGAAGCCAATAAAATCGGAAGACTCATCCGCAAAGCGACGATGTTTTTCGTCCGCCGCCTGCTGCTTTTCCATCGGCCGTTCGCGCGGGTCCTGGATACTGAGCGCCGCACAGATAATCAGCACCTCGTGCAGTGCGCCCCATTGACCGGCACTGATCACCATCCTCGCCAATCGCGGATCCACTGGCAGGCGCGCCAGTTTGCGTCCAGCCTCGGTGAGACGGAATTTTTCGTCCACCGCTTGCAGCTCAAACAACAAGCGCTGACCATCTTTCACTAGACGATCATCGGGCGCATCAACAAACGGAAAACGGCTGACATCGCCCAAGCCCAGCGCCGCCATTTGCAAAATAACGCTGGCCAGATTGGTGCGCAAAATTTCTGCGTCAGTAAATTCGGCGCGGGAATTAAAATCCTGTTCACTGTACAGGCGAATACACACTCCCGCCGACACACGCCCACAACGACCGCTACGCTGATTGGCCGATGCCTGAGAAATGGCCTCGACGGGCAGTCGCTGAATCTTACTGCGATAGCTGTAGCGACTGATGCGCGCCAAGCCCGTGTCTATCACATAGCGAATGCCTGGCACGGTCAACGAGGTTTCCGCAACGTTGGTCGCCAATACAATGCGACGTTTACCGCCGCTGGGTTTGAAAATCAGATTTTGCTCTGCGGCACTCAGGCGTGAAAACAACGGCAGAATTTCTGTGCCCGGCGGATGATGCTTGCGCAGCGCCTCAGCGGTTTCGCGAATTTCGCGCTCACCGGGTAAAAATATCAGCACATCGCCCGGGCCAATACGGTGCAATTCATCCACGGCATCAATAATAGCTTGTTCCAGGCAACCATCGCGCTCATCGTCATCCTCGCCCAGCAACGGGCGATAGCGAATCTCCACCGGATAGGTGCGACCTGACACCTGAATAATCGGCGCATTGTTGAAATGCCGCGAGAACCGCTCCGGATCAATGGTGGCCGAAGTGATAATCACTTTCAGATCGGGACGTTTGGGCAACAACTGTTTGAGATAACCAAGCAAAAAATCGATATTCAAACTGCGTTCGTGCGCTTCATCAATGATCAGCGTATCGTACTGATTGAGGAATCGATCGCCCTGGGTTTCAGCCAGCAAAATACCGTCGGTCATCAGTTTGATGCGTGAGCGCTCTGACACGTGATCAGAAAAACGCACTTTAAAACCAACCAGGCTGCCCAGTTCTGATTTCAATTCTTCAGCTATGCGCGCCGCCACGCTACGCGCAGCAATACGACGTGGCTGGGTGTGGCCAATCAATCCATCCACTCCACGCCCCAGGGCCAAGCAGATTTTGGGTAACTGTGTGGTTTTACCTGAGCCGGTTTCGCCGCAAACAATCACCACCTGGTGCTCGGCAATGGCGCGGGCAATTTCTTCGCGCTTTTCCACCACCGGTAATTGTGAATCGTATTCCAGCACAACGTCCTGCATGCTGCGCTGGGCACGCACGGCCATTGATTGCGCCACGGCATCAGCTATTTTTTGCAGTGGCTGGTCTATCGGCTGATTTTGTTTTTGTCGCTGCTCGAGCTGGCCAATGCGCCGACTCAGGTCATGACGATCTTTGAGCAGACATTGTGCTAACTGCTCACGCAGGGATGATAACGAATGGGACACGGCGATCAGTCTTGCAGTTTTTTCTTGGCATTAATCCACAGCGCTTCCTGCCGATCCAGCGGCAGTTGCGCAAATTCTTCGCCTGCGTCTCGCGCCAATTGTTCCATGGTGCGAAAACGTTGTTCAAACCGGCGATTGGTACCACGCAGAGCAGCATCACTGTCCACACCAAGATGGCGTGCCAGATTCACCACGGCGAATAACAAATCGCCCACTTCGTCCTGAATATGCTGTTGATCACCCTGCTGTAGCGCGTCGTGGATTTCGTCGATCTCTTCATTGATTTTGGCAAACACGCCACTGACATCCGGCCAGTCAAAACCAACGCGCTTGGCTTTGGTCTGTAATTTCTTTGCCCGGGTCAGCGCTGGCAATGCACTGGTCACGCCATCCATTGCACTGGGCACCTGCTCGGCCTTGCCCTTGGCCACGCGCTCGGCGGTTTTGATTTGTTCCCAGTTTTGCTTAATGTCATCAGTGCTGTTGACCTGAACATCGGCAAACACATGCGGATGGCGGCGCAGCATTTTTTCGGAGATTGCCTGCACCACATCAGCAAAATCAAAACGCTTTTCTTCCTTGGCGATCTGCGCATAGAACACAACCTGGAACAACAAATCACCCAGCTCGTCTTTCAGCTCGGCATAGTCGTTGTTTTCGATGGCCTCGGCCACTTCATAGGCTTCTTCCAGCGTGTACGGCACGATGGTTTGGTAAGTTTGTTTTTGATCCCAGGGACAACCGGACTGCGGATCACGCAGACGCGCCATGATATCCAACAGCGCCTGAATATTTTTTAAATCTTGCATTATTTACTTACCCGCCGTGCTTCCAGCACGCTTTGTATCTGTAACAATCGCGCCAACGCACGATTCAGATGATCACCACCACGCACTTCCAGCGTCAAACGCATGTGTGCACTGTGAACCTTTCTATCGCTGTGGGTGTTGACGGCCAGCACGTTGACCTCTTCGCCTGCCAGCACCGAAGTAACATCGCGCAGCAAGCCAGAACGATCCATGGCTTCAATCTCAATGTCCACTTCAAAACTGCCGCGGCCACCCCAGTGAATATCAATGAATCGTTCAGGTTCCAGCGCGCGCATGTGCTCAACATTGGAACAACTGCGACGATGCACCGTCACACCACGGCCTCGAGTGATAAATCCAACCACATCATCACCTGGCATCGGCTTACAGCAGCGCGCAAGGCTAGTCATCAAATCACCGACGCCTTGCACCACCACCTTGCCGCTGTTGAGCGTTGCCTTGGTGAGGTGAACATCGTCATCCTGCATTGGCTGTGTTTCGGGCTGCAAGTCTTCCACGGCGTGCAAC of Gammaproteobacteria bacterium contains these proteins:
- the hrpA gene encoding ATP-dependent RNA helicase HrpA, encoding MSHSLSSLREQLAQCLLKDRHDLSRRIGQLEQRQKQNQPIDQPLQKIADAVAQSMAVRAQRSMQDVVLEYDSQLPVVEKREEIARAIAEHQVVIVCGETGSGKTTQLPKICLALGRGVDGLIGHTQPRRIAARSVAARIAEELKSELGSLVGFKVRFSDHVSERSRIKLMTDGILLAETQGDRFLNQYDTLIIDEAHERSLNIDFLLGYLKQLLPKRPDLKVIITSATIDPERFSRHFNNAPIIQVSGRTYPVEIRYRPLLGEDDDERDGCLEQAIIDAVDELHRIGPGDVLIFLPGEREIRETAEALRKHHPPGTEILPLFSRLSAAEQNLIFKPSGGKRRIVLATNVAETSLTVPGIRYVIDTGLARISRYSYRSKIQRLPVEAISQASANQRSGRCGRVSAGVCIRLYSEQDFNSRAEFTDAEILRTNLASVILQMAALGLGDVSRFPFVDAPDDRLVKDGQRLLFELQAVDEKFRLTEAGRKLARLPVDPRLARMVISAGQWGALHEVLIICAALSIQDPRERPMEKQQAADEKHRRFADESSDFIGFINLWKYLQEQERHLSQNKFRALCKKEFISYVRYREWREVLGQLRQIATELELRENDNDADFSAIHRSLLSGLLGNIGLKLEKNEFLGARNRHFHIFPGSGLFKKSPQWVMAAEIVETAQVYARVVAKIDPDWIEPMAVHLIKRSYFDPHWEKRVGEVAAFERVSLYGLPVVAKRKINYGPIEPAESREIFVRHGLVTGEINTHAAFFKHNQQLVAEVETLEAKTRRQDIMVDDEVLAEFYLQRIPEQVYSLKTFDTWRKQAEQENSKLLFLTMQDLMRQQADHVTANRYPEQLSLAGNTYRVSYQFEPGNENDGVNLHVPLGLLSTLPEAPLQWLVPGMLEEKLLQLIKSLPKSLRKNFVPAPNFAQACLQKMTASDKDDLLESLTHQLKRMTGVEVPRDQWQMQNLPPFLFMNICVHDENGKLIASGRDLNDLRARMKGKLDKSFAKLPDNTLEQSGLQSWSFADLPAQIDIKQSGMAVKGYPALIDDGESVAIKVLGDPIDARQQHAQGLLRLFMLCAGKQAKYLLKNLPGIDRMCLQYSAVGKCNDLKEDFVRAVFREVFLADNADIRTQAEFEQRLQQGSPKLVSMTNDYCKAVAEALEAYHELNKKLKGRTSPLWLHSLADIKNQAAQLVHEGFVWSTPWSWLQHLPRYLQAMLRRIDRLPGNETKDRERMLSCQKLWELYQTRAAETDRAELVEFRWMIEELRVSLFAQDLKTLKPVSDKRLHELWRAIPKG
- the mazG gene encoding nucleoside triphosphate pyrophosphohydrolase — translated: MQDLKNIQALLDIMARLRDPQSGCPWDQKQTYQTIVPYTLEEAYEVAEAIENNDYAELKDELGDLLFQVVFYAQIAKEEKRFDFADVVQAISEKMLRRHPHVFADVQVNSTDDIKQNWEQIKTAERVAKGKAEQVPSAMDGVTSALPALTRAKKLQTKAKRVGFDWPDVSGVFAKINEEIDEIHDALQQGDQQHIQDEVGDLLFAVVNLARHLGVDSDAALRGTNRRFEQRFRTMEQLARDAGEEFAQLPLDRQEALWINAKKKLQD